A region from the Oceanispirochaeta sp. M1 genome encodes:
- a CDS encoding P83/100 family protein: MKKIIPLLFLITSTVFVFGQSVSEDELKSVGDRKGEIIFENYVGPTAPEEFNTMDQISGIGSFLASQDGTEIQYGNKYKIIRSYQPEIKEGLDGDILFILPDAAVDHIRNLRSIIATYLKATFGYSDSNAAVLAEFVTYYNAVYYKNIDHYSSRYKEGVLKNLEKNSAGLSTHYSEWAGKSRIVIPLKSGDGTIQSSLDTSTISEPEVIEEMQKEDDKALDSRKEMVEIREDELDTRQESVDEEKKAVEEKETAVQEKEEVIDQQLEEKKEELEQVDEGSPEELVIQEEVKQLEEEKAEVEEEKAAVEEEKAAVEETQEQIDDEQKEVVEMREDIARDENELAKEKGVVLSSGDQVPPEGFWFIFVDKSADPAPFGSLLKVTKTGEILQKSELNSIRGTSFIEGVEGLIVIAGKNEENARVKALILDPETLEVVKEGENEIYPGSSIWTEGDNLFMITRNEQNWSVGMFSKSLDLQKLSTVNVHPDTGLVFVDGIILVQSDSGTVKALKADSLSEAETTE; encoded by the coding sequence TTGAAAAAAATAATACCCTTGTTATTCCTGATAACTTCGACTGTCTTTGTTTTTGGTCAAAGTGTTTCTGAAGATGAACTGAAGAGTGTGGGCGATAGAAAAGGTGAAATCATCTTTGAAAACTATGTCGGTCCTACTGCTCCTGAAGAGTTCAATACAATGGATCAGATCAGCGGGATCGGATCTTTTCTGGCCTCCCAGGATGGAACAGAGATCCAATATGGAAACAAATATAAAATTATTCGTTCCTATCAGCCTGAAATCAAGGAAGGGCTGGATGGTGATATCCTTTTTATCCTTCCCGATGCAGCGGTGGATCATATACGCAACCTCAGATCTATTATTGCGACCTATTTAAAGGCAACCTTTGGATACTCTGACAGCAATGCTGCTGTTCTGGCTGAGTTTGTGACCTATTACAATGCAGTTTATTATAAAAATATTGATCATTACTCCTCGCGGTATAAAGAGGGTGTTTTAAAAAATCTGGAAAAAAATTCTGCAGGACTTTCAACTCATTATTCAGAATGGGCCGGTAAATCACGTATCGTTATTCCTCTTAAATCCGGTGACGGCACAATTCAGAGTTCACTGGATACCTCCACAATCTCTGAGCCTGAAGTCATCGAAGAGATGCAGAAAGAGGATGACAAGGCTCTGGACAGCCGCAAAGAGATGGTTGAAATCAGAGAGGATGAGCTGGATACAAGACAGGAATCTGTTGATGAAGAAAAGAAAGCCGTAGAAGAGAAAGAGACTGCCGTCCAGGAAAAAGAAGAAGTTATAGATCAGCAGCTGGAAGAGAAGAAGGAAGAGCTTGAACAGGTCGATGAAGGATCCCCCGAAGAGCTGGTCATTCAGGAAGAGGTCAAACAGCTTGAAGAAGAAAAAGCGGAAGTAGAAGAAGAGAAGGCCGCCGTTGAAGAAGAAAAGGCAGCGGTTGAGGAGACACAGGAACAGATTGATGACGAGCAGAAAGAAGTCGTCGAAATGAGAGAGGATATTGCCAGGGATGAGAATGAACTTGCCAAAGAAAAGGGAGTTGTTCTCTCAAGCGGTGACCAGGTCCCTCCCGAAGGCTTCTGGTTTATCTTTGTTGATAAATCAGCAGATCCTGCTCCATTCGGTTCTCTGTTGAAAGTTACCAAAACCGGAGAAATCCTGCAGAAATCCGAACTGAACAGCATAAGAGGAACATCCTTTATAGAAGGCGTTGAAGGACTAATCGTTATAGCAGGAAAAAATGAAGAGAACGCCAGAGTCAAAGCCTTGATACTTGATCCCGAAACCCTTGAAGTTGTGAAAGAAGGGGAGAATGAAATTTATCCCGGCAGCTCTATATGGACAGAGGGGGACAATCTATTTATGATTACCCGAAATGAGCAGAACTGGTCTGTCGGCATGTTCTCAAAATCCCTTGATTTACAGAAACTCAGTACGGTCAAT
- a CDS encoding PQQ-binding-like beta-propeller repeat protein, which translates to MSFTSRKSLLLAAVLILIPIYTVISWETAIAGVLTTAPAQGMEGKIYSTADDRALHCLDSDTGREYWSYRPGRKLKGFTVISPDGSILILTSQNDLVSISPGGRELWRRALKDEPLLPPAADPYGTIYILTGSNSILCLDRKGCQVWEMDWTGVVDKIFATHKALLVSGQGETSVVLSDGTMDSVINDEIKHMVFSEPHLYWETPGGAWKILDISDHKLKPADSPLDEGTIYADEHVLITYEKKIIAGRQDWFMEALEAGEDAYDPFYQNGSNPGRSSAVSSVPGEAERLKKFAERGGAPLLPLLSANPAYLNEILSEFESAQSFQELIQKNPDYDLVLQEIVSDSHVVSYDVHRESLDSYSRFRIYRILSKWGNLKSRESLLFLSSVETDPDNLSLLLDGLGRIGLDRDGRSMLALKKSRARYPLNRTLTLSTVRNASLLAQYNGNKSIISMMNFFAELQQGALDKAVTTQIRKELSSF; encoded by the coding sequence ATGAGTTTTACTTCCCGGAAATCTCTGCTGCTGGCGGCTGTTTTAATTTTAATTCCAATTTATACAGTCATAAGCTGGGAAACAGCCATAGCAGGTGTGCTTACCACAGCACCAGCTCAGGGAATGGAAGGGAAAATCTACAGTACTGCTGATGACAGGGCTCTGCACTGTCTGGACAGTGACACAGGCAGGGAGTACTGGAGCTACAGACCAGGGCGTAAACTAAAAGGTTTTACAGTCATATCTCCCGACGGCAGTATATTGATTCTCACATCACAGAATGATCTTGTTTCTATCAGTCCCGGTGGGCGTGAGCTCTGGAGAAGGGCTCTGAAGGATGAACCTCTATTGCCTCCTGCCGCCGATCCTTATGGAACAATTTATATACTTACAGGATCAAACAGCATTCTCTGCCTGGACCGTAAGGGCTGCCAGGTCTGGGAAATGGACTGGACCGGGGTTGTTGATAAAATATTTGCAACCCATAAGGCACTCCTTGTCTCAGGACAGGGAGAAACTTCGGTAGTTTTATCAGACGGCACCATGGATTCGGTAATAAATGATGAAATAAAGCATATGGTTTTCTCCGAACCACATCTCTATTGGGAGACACCGGGGGGCGCATGGAAGATCCTGGATATTTCAGATCACAAACTCAAACCCGCCGACTCTCCTCTGGATGAGGGGACAATATATGCGGATGAACATGTCTTAATCACTTATGAAAAGAAAATTATTGCCGGCCGTCAGGACTGGTTTATGGAAGCACTGGAAGCGGGTGAGGATGCCTATGATCCTTTCTATCAGAACGGGAGCAATCCGGGCCGCAGCAGCGCCGTGAGTTCTGTACCAGGTGAAGCGGAAAGGCTGAAAAAGTTTGCCGAAAGAGGGGGCGCTCCCCTGCTGCCTCTTCTCTCGGCTAATCCTGCCTACTTGAATGAAATCCTATCCGAGTTTGAATCAGCACAGAGTTTTCAGGAACTTATTCAAAAGAATCCGGATTACGATCTGGTCCTGCAGGAAATCGTTTCAGACAGTCATGTGGTCTCCTATGATGTCCACAGGGAAAGTCTTGATTCCTACAGCAGGTTCAGAATTTATCGCATCCTCAGCAAATGGGGAAATCTGAAAAGCCGTGAGAGTCTCTTATTTTTAAGCTCTGTGGAAACTGATCCTGACAATCTCTCTCTGCTGCTGGACGGTCTGGGGCGGATCGGACTGGATCGTGACGGCAGAAGCATGCTGGCTCTTAAAAAATCCAGAGCTCGTTACCCCTTGAACAGAACCCTGACTCTTTCTACCGTGCGTAATGCCTCTCTACTTGCTCAGTACAACGGAAATAAATCTATTATCAGCATGATGAATTTCTTTGCAGAATTGCAGCAGGGTGCCCTGGATAAGGCAGTAACAACTCAAATCCGTAAAGAGCTTAGTTCATTTTAA
- a CDS encoding class I SAM-dependent RNA methyltransferase, translating into MKKMKSKKSSISSTVNPQYNSVRAEKVVPGGDGLFRIEGKVVFVPAVLEGETADIELVQQGKKFSRGRVLQLHETSPYRVEPFCSYYGRCGGCNFQHISYEKQLELKTSFVREHFRKFSSLELAEDFYFAASEPRAYRNRVQFHKAADGCGFKKRGSDSVIKLKSCPVLAPGLDKFLSSSETIKKDREIFFGTDSEYWSGRERENISIELRGKNIQFRSDLFFQSNLSLLPEMLDYIVEFSDESKSDSNHAMDLYCGVGLFSVFLKETYNKITGIELNPETESYYVNNMKGSDFEFFGQSLEEWLTMHEGEKTDFIIVDPPRTGLSPEVRQFLIRMKVPGLVYVSCDPVTQARDTKELIEGGYEIESARGFDFYPQTHHMETVVRFRHK; encoded by the coding sequence ATGAAGAAAATGAAAAGCAAGAAATCATCTATCAGTTCTACTGTTAATCCTCAATATAATTCAGTGCGTGCTGAAAAAGTCGTTCCCGGTGGAGACGGCCTGTTTCGAATAGAGGGAAAAGTCGTTTTTGTTCCGGCTGTGCTGGAAGGGGAAACTGCAGATATTGAACTGGTACAGCAGGGGAAAAAATTCTCCAGAGGACGAGTCCTTCAGCTGCATGAAACCTCTCCCTATCGTGTCGAACCTTTCTGTTCCTATTATGGCCGCTGCGGCGGGTGTAATTTCCAACATATAAGTTATGAGAAACAACTGGAGTTGAAAACCTCTTTTGTAAGAGAGCATTTCAGGAAATTCTCATCCCTGGAACTGGCTGAGGATTTTTACTTTGCTGCATCAGAGCCGAGAGCCTATCGCAACCGAGTGCAGTTTCATAAAGCTGCTGATGGCTGCGGATTTAAAAAGAGAGGTTCTGATTCGGTTATCAAGCTCAAATCCTGTCCCGTTCTCGCTCCCGGTCTGGATAAATTTCTCTCTTCTTCAGAAACCATTAAAAAGGACAGGGAAATATTCTTTGGTACTGACAGTGAATACTGGTCCGGCAGAGAGAGGGAAAATATAAGCATTGAACTCCGGGGAAAGAATATACAATTCAGATCGGACCTTTTTTTCCAGAGTAATCTCTCTCTTCTCCCTGAGATGCTGGATTATATTGTTGAGTTCAGTGATGAATCAAAATCTGATTCGAATCATGCCATGGACCTCTACTGTGGAGTAGGGCTTTTTTCTGTTTTTCTTAAAGAGACCTATAACAAAATTACGGGTATTGAACTGAATCCTGAAACAGAAAGTTATTATGTTAATAATATGAAAGGATCGGATTTCGAGTTTTTCGGACAGTCCCTTGAAGAATGGCTTACGATGCATGAGGGTGAAAAAACCGACTTCATAATCGTTGATCCACCCAGAACAGGACTGTCGCCGGAAGTTCGTCAATTTCTTATCCGTATGAAAGTTCCGGGGCTTGTTTATGTCTCCTGTGATCCTGTCACTCAGGCCAGAGATACAAAAGAGCTTATTGAAGGCGGCTATGAGATTGAGTCGGCCAGAGGGTTTGATTTTTATCCCCAGACTCATCATATGGAAACAGTAGTCAGGTTCAGACATAAATGA
- a CDS encoding redox-sensing transcriptional repressor Rex, translating to MSKINEKFKQNIASIPTIKRLPSYLNLVKRASSDGIQIISATNIAKELDLEPIQVRKDLAVTGIIGKPRIGYNVEELALALQSFLNWNVKHKAIVVGCGNLGSALMNYGELKNHGLTIVGAADASPEKIGTEKMGVKISAVGDLPGLIKRTGATMVILTVPPAQAQNVAGILDGTDINAIWNFTNVKLKIADRILVLMEDLSSGFAVISFHLPFYKET from the coding sequence ATGAGCAAAATAAACGAGAAATTTAAGCAAAATATAGCCAGCATCCCTACAATCAAAAGGCTACCATCCTATCTGAACCTTGTAAAGCGGGCTTCTTCGGATGGTATTCAGATCATCTCTGCAACTAATATTGCCAAAGAATTGGATCTTGAGCCCATTCAGGTTCGGAAAGATCTGGCTGTTACAGGTATAATCGGGAAACCCCGAATCGGATACAATGTGGAAGAGCTGGCTCTTGCACTTCAGTCCTTCTTAAACTGGAATGTAAAGCATAAAGCTATTGTTGTGGGCTGCGGAAACCTCGGTTCTGCCCTTATGAACTATGGAGAACTCAAAAATCATGGTTTAACAATAGTGGGAGCTGCCGATGCCAGTCCTGAAAAGATAGGCACGGAAAAGATGGGGGTAAAGATCTCAGCAGTAGGTGATCTCCCCGGGCTGATTAAAAGGACAGGTGCAACCATGGTTATCCTGACTGTACCGCCTGCACAGGCTCAGAATGTCGCTGGGATACTGGATGGAACAGATATCAATGCCATATGGAATTTTACAAATGTAAAGCTGAAAATTGCAGACAGAATTCTTGTTCTCATGGAAGATCTCTCCTCCGGTTTTGCGGTAATCTCATTCCACCTTCCCTTTTATAAAGAAACATAA
- a CDS encoding GGDEF domain-containing protein, with protein sequence MDQQIGLLTISITVVQFFLTLSFFYLRKYTPVKKTATLALIGALLTLVSTIALLLRGFLNNRYFSLFVNLGEMLGYSFYCLSIYHSTKLKKPIILFEALALLMFLITLYFFIFKGNIVLMRALNSYIVSIVLLKTGTSLIMYKDNSKPESANVLARFILLAGLYFIFRGSYRLFIGSNFINFMSGDYFVKISLLMYSVISIILTFSIFFLSFDFMMAELVKISIRDPLTNLYNRRFAFEQGEILIIREQRNKKGFCLAILDLDNFKSINDNFGHDMGDEVLRFFADLLQNNLRETDLISRYGGEEFLIILPESSLTDSTIRLEYILDQCRKFAKEGFNTALSFSAGIVQLSKDDTDLATLISRADELLFKAKHNGKNQIQIMKGK encoded by the coding sequence ATGGACCAGCAGATTGGATTACTGACAATAAGTATTACTGTCGTACAATTTTTCCTGACACTCTCTTTTTTTTACCTTCGGAAATATACTCCTGTAAAAAAGACAGCTACTTTGGCTTTGATTGGTGCCTTATTAACCCTTGTCTCTACCATAGCTCTGCTTTTAAGGGGTTTTTTGAATAACAGGTACTTTTCCCTTTTTGTTAATCTGGGTGAAATGCTGGGCTATTCATTCTATTGTCTCAGTATTTATCATTCAACTAAATTGAAAAAACCAATCATCCTGTTTGAAGCCCTTGCCCTCCTCATGTTTCTGATAACATTGTATTTCTTTATTTTTAAAGGAAATATTGTTTTAATGAGGGCATTGAACTCATATATAGTAAGTATTGTACTACTAAAGACCGGCACTTCTCTCATCATGTATAAAGACAATTCTAAACCGGAGTCGGCGAATGTATTGGCACGATTCATTCTACTTGCAGGCCTTTACTTCATATTCAGAGGATCTTACCGTCTATTTATCGGTTCAAATTTCATCAATTTCATGAGTGGTGATTACTTTGTTAAAATATCTCTTCTTATGTATAGTGTGATTTCAATTATTCTGACTTTCAGTATATTCTTTTTATCTTTTGATTTTATGATGGCTGAGCTTGTCAAAATATCTATAAGAGATCCCTTAACAAATTTGTATAATAGACGTTTTGCCTTTGAACAGGGTGAAATTCTAATTATCAGAGAACAACGAAATAAAAAAGGCTTTTGTCTGGCCATTTTAGACCTGGATAATTTCAAGTCTATAAATGATAATTTCGGACATGACATGGGAGATGAAGTTTTGAGATTTTTTGCAGATCTGCTGCAGAATAATTTGAGAGAAACAGATCTGATCAGCCGTTATGGAGGAGAGGAATTTCTGATTATACTACCGGAATCCTCTCTCACTGATTCTACAATAAGACTTGAGTATATTCTTGATCAATGCAGGAAGTTTGCAAAAGAGGGCTTTAATACTGCGCTCTCCTTCAGTGCCGGTATTGTACAGCTGAGTAAAGATGATACTGATCTTGCGACCCTCATCAGTAGAGCAGACGAACTCCTTTTCAAAGCCAAGCATAATGGTAAAAACCAAATACAGATTATGAAAGGTAAATAG
- a CDS encoding ABC-F family ATP-binding cassette domain-containing protein — MITASNITLSFGKRFLFKDVNIKFTPGNCYGLIGANGSGKSTFLKILSGEIEQDSGDVILPPGERLAVLAQDHYAFNEHTVMHTVIMGHKKLYSIMVEKDAIYMKEDFTDEDGMRASELEGEFADLNGWESESEAATLLAGLGVGVDMHDKLMKDVDDTYKVRILLAQAIFGNPEVLLLDEPTNHLDIESIRWLENFLYGFQNTVIVVSHDRHFLNKVCTHIADIDYNKIQIFAGNYMFWQQASQLSAMQRKDQAKKSEAKAAELKSFIQRFSANASKSKQATSRKKELDKLELNELPKTSRRFPFVGFEPDREPGTIILEADNISKTIDGEELFKNWDLKIDNGDKIGFVGPNNQAKTAFMEIIMGNMTPDTGKYSWGVTTSQSYFPKDNTAFFDTDENMTEWLRKYSEEQDDAYVRGFLGRMLFSGDESLKKVKVLSGGEKVRCMLSRMMLSKANVIVLDDPTAHLDLESITSLNDGLMKFNGIVVFSSHDHQFINTIANRIIEFTPGGVIDRRMTFEEYLDSDDVRAVRDKMYGGSHNRMTI; from the coding sequence TTGATTACAGCAAGTAATATAACTCTCTCTTTCGGTAAGAGATTTCTTTTTAAGGATGTGAATATAAAGTTCACACCAGGCAATTGTTACGGACTTATCGGAGCCAATGGTTCCGGTAAGTCAACTTTTTTAAAAATCCTATCCGGCGAAATTGAGCAGGATTCGGGTGATGTAATACTGCCTCCCGGTGAAAGACTTGCTGTACTTGCACAGGATCACTATGCCTTTAACGAACATACAGTCATGCACACCGTCATTATGGGGCATAAAAAACTCTATAGCATAATGGTAGAAAAAGATGCCATCTATATGAAAGAGGATTTTACCGACGAGGATGGTATGAGAGCCTCCGAGCTGGAAGGGGAGTTTGCCGATCTTAACGGATGGGAATCTGAGAGTGAGGCCGCAACGCTGCTTGCCGGTCTTGGTGTCGGTGTTGATATGCATGATAAGCTGATGAAAGATGTGGATGATACCTACAAAGTCCGTATCCTTCTGGCACAGGCTATTTTTGGAAATCCCGAAGTTCTTCTATTGGATGAACCCACCAACCACCTGGATATCGAGTCTATCCGCTGGCTTGAAAATTTTCTATACGGCTTTCAGAACACCGTTATAGTTGTATCCCATGACAGGCATTTTCTTAATAAGGTCTGTACCCATATTGCTGACATCGATTACAACAAGATTCAGATCTTTGCAGGTAACTATATGTTCTGGCAGCAGGCCAGTCAGCTCTCTGCAATGCAGAGAAAAGATCAGGCCAAGAAGTCAGAAGCCAAGGCGGCCGAACTCAAATCCTTTATTCAGAGATTCTCTGCCAATGCTTCAAAATCAAAGCAGGCTACTTCCCGTAAAAAAGAACTGGATAAGCTGGAACTCAATGAACTCCCCAAGACTTCCCGCCGTTTCCCATTTGTCGGGTTTGAACCAGACAGGGAGCCGGGAACCATTATTCTGGAAGCTGATAATATCAGCAAGACAATAGATGGCGAAGAGCTGTTCAAGAACTGGGATCTTAAAATTGATAATGGAGATAAAATTGGTTTTGTCGGCCCTAACAACCAGGCAAAAACAGCTTTTATGGAAATTATAATGGGTAATATGACGCCCGATACGGGTAAGTACAGCTGGGGTGTAACCACCAGTCAGTCCTACTTCCCTAAAGATAATACAGCTTTTTTTGATACAGATGAAAATATGACAGAATGGCTCAGGAAATACTCTGAAGAGCAGGATGATGCCTATGTAAGAGGTTTTCTGGGAAGAATGCTCTTTTCCGGAGATGAATCTCTGAAGAAAGTAAAGGTTCTTTCAGGGGGCGAAAAGGTTCGCTGCATGCTGTCCCGCATGATGCTCAGTAAGGCGAATGTGATTGTTCTGGATGACCCCACAGCTCACCTTGACCTGGAATCCATTACAAGTCTCAATGATGGGCTGATGAAGTTCAACGGTATTGTTGTATTCAGCAGCCACGACCATCAGTTTATCAATACAATTGCCAATAGAATTATCGAGTTTACTCCCGGTGGTGTCATCGACAGACGCATGACTTTTGAAGAGTATCTGGACAGTGACGATGTGAGAGCAGTGAGAGATAAGATGTATGGTGGATCACATAATAGAATGACTATTTAG
- the ppdK gene encoding pyruvate, phosphate dikinase, with amino-acid sequence MSQDKFVYFFGGGTAEGKAEMKDTLGGKGANLAEMTNLGIPVPPGFTISTDVCEVYYENNKSYPDYIVKEVEDHLKKLETEMGMKLGDPSNPLLVSVRSGAAVSMPGMMDTVLNLGLTEKAVAGLAARSGNERFAWDSYRRFIQMFGDVVKGVPHKAFTGALDSVKREKGVENDNDLDTDDLKKVVKRYLAVYKDAVKEPFPQDPKVQLWGAIDAVFGSWKNDRADKYREINKIEGLKGTAVNVQSMVFGNFGDTSGTGVCFSRDPSTGENYFYGEYLMNAQGEDVVAGIRTPQKLKTLQDGNPEVYAQLVEIKDRLEGHYKDMQDMEFTIQDGVLFILQTRNGKRTGQAAVQIAVDLVKEKMIDKKEAIMRVAPTQLDQLLHPMIDPKVKTDIAPIAKGLEASPGAACGKIVFDAEEAEAWFLKGEQVILVRQETSPEDIAGMNVAQGILTSTGGMTSHAAVVARGMGTPCVAGCKELVINEEMKTLTVGDEVFKEGNWLSLDGTDGLVYKGAIDLVQPELSGNLNEFLSWTDVVRKTAKREGIADGFSIRTNADLPKDAEKGREFGAEGIGLCRTEHMFFDEEKLKSFRIMIVADSKAQRVESLKAIMGLQVEDFEGIFRAMDGMPVNIRLLDPPLHEFVPRSKRDISELADIIGISKEDLQIRLNSLEEQNPMLGHRGCRLGITYPEIYDMQVEAIARAAVKVQKEGIKVLPEIMIPLVGTYKEFVPLRENAEKVIASVFEETGMSVEYQIGTMIEIPRAALTAEDIAKYADYFSFGTNDLTQMTFGFSRDDVGSFVPEYVNKKILAADPFQTLDQHGVGQLVELGVQRGRMTKPMLKTSICGEHGGDPDSIDFCYRAGLNGVSCSPYRVPIARLAAAQAVIRN; translated from the coding sequence ATGAGTCAAGACAAATTTGTTTACTTTTTCGGCGGCGGAACTGCAGAAGGTAAGGCTGAAATGAAAGATACCCTTGGTGGAAAGGGTGCCAACCTTGCAGAAATGACAAATCTCGGAATTCCCGTCCCTCCCGGTTTCACAATTTCAACCGATGTATGCGAAGTTTACTACGAAAATAATAAAAGCTATCCCGACTATATTGTAAAAGAGGTGGAAGATCACCTTAAAAAACTTGAGACTGAAATGGGTATGAAGCTTGGTGATCCCAGTAATCCTCTACTCGTATCTGTACGTTCCGGTGCTGCTGTTTCCATGCCCGGCATGATGGATACTGTTCTGAACCTTGGTCTTACAGAAAAGGCTGTTGCCGGATTGGCTGCCCGTTCCGGTAATGAGCGTTTTGCATGGGACTCTTATAGAAGATTTATCCAGATGTTCGGTGATGTTGTTAAGGGAGTTCCCCATAAAGCATTCACCGGTGCTCTGGATTCAGTAAAAAGAGAGAAGGGTGTTGAAAATGACAACGATCTCGATACTGATGACCTTAAGAAAGTAGTAAAACGATACCTTGCAGTATATAAAGATGCTGTAAAAGAGCCTTTTCCTCAGGATCCAAAGGTTCAGCTCTGGGGTGCCATCGATGCTGTATTCGGTTCATGGAAGAACGACAGAGCAGATAAATATAGAGAAATCAACAAGATCGAAGGTCTCAAGGGTACTGCTGTAAATGTACAGTCCATGGTATTCGGAAACTTCGGTGATACATCAGGAACAGGAGTCTGTTTCTCCAGAGATCCTTCAACCGGAGAAAACTATTTTTACGGTGAATACCTGATGAATGCTCAGGGAGAGGACGTTGTTGCAGGTATCCGTACGCCTCAGAAACTGAAAACCCTGCAGGATGGTAATCCCGAAGTCTATGCACAGCTTGTTGAAATTAAAGACAGACTCGAAGGTCATTACAAAGACATGCAGGACATGGAGTTCACCATCCAGGATGGCGTTCTCTTTATTCTTCAGACCCGTAATGGTAAAAGAACCGGTCAGGCAGCCGTACAGATTGCCGTAGACCTGGTTAAAGAAAAAATGATCGATAAGAAAGAAGCCATCATGAGAGTGGCTCCCACACAGCTGGATCAGCTGCTGCACCCCATGATCGACCCCAAAGTCAAGACAGATATTGCTCCCATCGCCAAGGGGCTCGAAGCCTCTCCCGGTGCTGCCTGCGGTAAAATCGTCTTTGATGCCGAAGAAGCGGAAGCCTGGTTCCTTAAAGGGGAACAGGTCATCCTGGTAAGACAGGAAACATCTCCCGAAGACATTGCCGGTATGAATGTGGCTCAGGGTATCCTGACGTCCACAGGCGGTATGACCTCTCACGCGGCTGTAGTTGCCAGAGGAATGGGAACACCCTGTGTCGCCGGTTGTAAAGAACTGGTCATTAACGAAGAAATGAAAACCCTTACTGTGGGTGACGAAGTATTCAAGGAAGGTAACTGGTTATCCCTGGATGGAACAGACGGTCTTGTCTATAAAGGCGCCATCGACCTGGTACAGCCCGAGCTTTCTGGAAATCTGAATGAGTTCCTCAGCTGGACTGATGTAGTAAGAAAGACAGCTAAGAGAGAAGGCATTGCCGATGGTTTTAGTATCAGAACCAATGCAGACCTTCCCAAGGATGCTGAGAAGGGACGGGAATTCGGTGCCGAAGGTATCGGTCTCTGCCGTACTGAGCATATGTTCTTCGATGAAGAGAAACTCAAATCTTTCCGCATCATGATTGTTGCGGACAGCAAGGCACAGAGAGTCGAATCTCTGAAAGCCATAATGGGACTTCAGGTAGAAGACTTTGAAGGAATCTTCAGAGCCATGGACGGAATGCCCGTTAATATCAGACTCCTTGATCCTCCCCTCCATGAGTTTGTTCCCCGTTCCAAGAGAGATATCTCCGAGCTGGCCGACATCATCGGAATCAGCAAAGAGGATCTTCAGATCAGACTGAACTCACTGGAAGAGCAGAACCCCATGCTGGGACACAGAGGATGCCGTCTGGGTATCACTTATCCCGAAATCTACGACATGCAGGTAGAGGCTATCGCCCGCGCCGCCGTCAAGGTACAGAAAGAGGGCATCAAGGTTCTTCCCGAAATCATGATTCCCTTAGTCGGAACCTATAAAGAGTTCGTTCCCCTCAGGGAAAATGCAGAAAAAGTAATCGCTTCAGTCTTCGAAGAGACAGGAATGTCCGTTGAATATCAGATTGGTACAATGATCGAGATACCCCGGGCCGCACTGACTGCAGAAGATATTGCTAAATACGCCGATTACTTCTCCTTCGGTACAAATGACCTGACTCAGATGACCTTTGGTTTTTCCAGAGACGATGTAGGCAGCTTTGTTCCCGAATACGTCAATAAGAAAATTCTGGCCGCCGACCCCTTCCAGACTCTGGATCAGCACGGTGTAGGTCAGCTTGTTGAACTTGGTGTTCAGCGGGGACGCATGACTAAACCCATGTTGAAGACCAGTATCTGTGGTGAGCATGGCGGAGATCCTGATTCCATCGATTTCTGCTACAGAGCGGGACTTAATGGTGTTTCCTGTTCTCCCTACAGAGTGCCTATCGCCAGACTGGCAGCAGCACAGGCTGTAATTAGAAATTAA